A single genomic interval of Plantibacter sp. Leaf314 harbors:
- a CDS encoding MFS transporter — MTSSPPSSARPAEPTKPTSPPFPWVGLIALAAGTFLSVTGEMIPTGLLPEMSTSLGVTESQIGLLVSVFAFTVVLSSAALIHLTKRVPRHALLVAVIAVLGVSTGLGALAPNYELLVATRVLGGLAHGVFWAVVGAYAGHLVPKEQLARAVSVTIAGGTLAFVLGVPLSTALGHALGWRLAFGVLAVAMLLGALVVWWKLPPVGREESHAASAGATGRDPSVVPVAIVCIAVGVIMAGHYAFYTYIAPFLIGEVGVPSGQLSLLLLVYGVAGAIGLILTGSVFAKRATTGLFVALTVSAAMVSALTLSTDWLPGALVAFFLWGTAFGMLPPLMQTRLLHAASPRIRDTANAFYTTAFNTGIGGGSALGALLLAEVGLGVLPWVYVVLAVVATSLLAADVLRTRKRVTV, encoded by the coding sequence ATGACCTCCTCTCCTCCCTCCTCGGCGCGCCCCGCCGAACCGACCAAGCCGACCTCGCCCCCGTTCCCGTGGGTGGGATTGATCGCGCTCGCGGCCGGGACCTTCCTCTCGGTCACCGGGGAGATGATCCCGACCGGGCTCCTCCCGGAGATGAGCACGTCGCTCGGCGTCACCGAGTCCCAGATCGGACTCCTCGTGAGCGTGTTCGCGTTCACGGTCGTGCTGTCGAGTGCCGCCCTCATCCATCTGACCAAGCGCGTCCCACGGCATGCGCTGCTCGTCGCCGTCATCGCCGTCCTCGGTGTCAGCACCGGCCTCGGCGCGCTGGCGCCGAACTACGAGCTCCTCGTGGCGACGCGTGTCCTCGGCGGACTGGCCCACGGCGTCTTCTGGGCGGTCGTCGGTGCCTACGCGGGCCACCTCGTGCCCAAGGAGCAGCTCGCCCGGGCCGTGTCCGTGACGATCGCCGGTGGCACGCTCGCCTTCGTCCTCGGCGTCCCGCTCAGCACGGCGCTCGGGCACGCCCTCGGTTGGCGGCTCGCATTCGGCGTCCTGGCCGTGGCGATGCTCCTCGGTGCCCTCGTGGTCTGGTGGAAACTGCCGCCCGTCGGACGGGAGGAGTCGCATGCGGCTTCCGCCGGTGCCACGGGTCGCGATCCGAGCGTCGTCCCCGTCGCGATCGTGTGCATCGCCGTCGGCGTGATCATGGCCGGACACTACGCGTTCTACACCTACATCGCCCCCTTCCTCATCGGCGAGGTGGGTGTCCCGTCGGGCCAGCTGAGTCTCCTCCTCCTCGTCTACGGTGTCGCGGGTGCGATCGGCCTGATCCTGACCGGCAGCGTCTTCGCGAAGCGGGCGACGACAGGACTCTTCGTCGCGCTGACGGTGTCGGCGGCCATGGTGAGCGCCCTCACCCTCTCGACGGACTGGCTGCCCGGTGCGCTCGTCGCGTTCTTCCTCTGGGGCACGGCGTTCGGGATGTTGCCGCCGCTCATGCAGACCCGACTCCTGCATGCCGCGAGCCCGCGCATCCGTGACACGGCGAACGCGTTCTACACGACGGCGTTCAACACGGGTATCGGTGGGGGATCCGCGCTCGGCGCACTGCTCCTCGCCGAGGTCGGACTCGGCGTGCTGCCCTGGGTCTACGTCGTGCTGGCGGTGGTCGCGACCTCGCTCCTGGCCGCGGACGTGCTCCGCACCCGCAAGCGCGTCACCGTCTGA
- the nagA gene encoding N-acetylglucosamine-6-phosphate deacetylase, giving the protein MTDLLIHSATKIDVDGQVDAFWLHAVDGVIRATGSGDDWRSLPLGAGALVHDADGGHLTPGFIDLHVHGGGGASFDDGRDAIERALAVHRAHGTTRSLISLVSNPVDALVASLDGIADLVAEDPLVLGSHLEGPFLSPVKKGAHDPTALIDPSPAIVERLIDASRGTLRQITIAPELPNALEAIQVLVEAGVIVAVGHTDADEALTKTAFDLGARLVTHVFNAMNGIHHRAPGPIIASFADERVTVELILDGEHVHPDVAKLAFEQAPGRVALITDAMAAAGSSDGRYLLGALEVQVTDGLARLVEGDSIAGSTLTLDRALRLAIGSGIPAAEAVGALTSTPARVLGLGERFGRLAVGYAADAVLLDHRWSVQAVWADGTALPR; this is encoded by the coding sequence ATGACGGACCTCCTGATCCACTCGGCCACCAAGATCGACGTCGACGGCCAGGTCGACGCCTTCTGGTTGCACGCGGTCGACGGGGTCATCCGCGCGACCGGATCCGGCGACGACTGGCGGTCACTCCCCCTCGGCGCCGGTGCCCTCGTGCACGATGCCGACGGAGGCCACCTGACGCCCGGGTTCATCGACCTCCACGTGCACGGTGGTGGCGGGGCGTCGTTCGACGACGGTCGCGACGCCATCGAGCGCGCCCTCGCCGTCCACCGAGCGCACGGCACGACCCGGTCGCTCATCAGCCTGGTGTCCAACCCGGTCGACGCGCTCGTCGCGAGTCTCGACGGGATCGCGGACCTCGTCGCCGAGGACCCCCTCGTGCTCGGCTCCCACCTCGAGGGGCCGTTCCTGTCCCCCGTCAAGAAGGGCGCACACGACCCAACCGCCCTCATCGACCCGAGCCCGGCCATCGTCGAGCGGCTCATCGATGCGAGCCGCGGCACCCTGCGCCAGATCACGATCGCCCCGGAGCTGCCGAACGCGCTCGAAGCGATCCAGGTGCTCGTCGAGGCCGGTGTCATCGTCGCCGTCGGGCACACGGACGCCGACGAGGCCCTGACGAAGACGGCCTTCGACCTCGGTGCACGTCTCGTCACCCACGTGTTCAACGCGATGAACGGGATCCACCACCGCGCGCCTGGGCCGATCATCGCCTCCTTCGCCGACGAGCGGGTGACGGTCGAACTCATCCTCGACGGAGAACACGTGCACCCCGACGTGGCCAAGCTCGCGTTCGAGCAGGCTCCAGGCCGCGTCGCCCTCATCACCGACGCGATGGCGGCGGCCGGGTCCTCCGACGGCCGCTACCTCCTCGGCGCCCTCGAGGTCCAGGTGACGGACGGCCTCGCGAGGCTCGTCGAAGGCGACTCGATCGCCGGCTCCACCCTGACCCTCGACCGCGCGCTCCGCCTGGCGATCGGAAGCGGGATCCCCGCCGCGGAGGCCGTCGGAGCCCTCACCAGCACCCCCGCCCGCGTCCTGGGCCTCGGCGAGCGCTTCGGACGCCTGGCCGTGGGATACGCCGCGGACGCGGTCCTCCTCGACCACCGCTGGTCCGTCCAAGCGGTCTGGGCCGACGGAACCGCCCTGCCGCGATGA
- the purU gene encoding formyltetrahydrofolate deformylase, producing the protein MTNSTDPTAAPAAPHERSVHWVLSIICEDRPGIVHAISGAIVEADGNITESQQFSSDDTGRFFMRLQVEAAVTRDRFEAAIAPVVEHYALDWRLDVVGRPLRTLVLASTAAHCVNDLLFRQRAGQLPVEIPLVLSNHGSLRDLASFYGVPFESLPVTDAASKAAFEARVIAAVEEYDIELVVLARYMQILSPELCERLAGRAINIHHSFLPGFKGANPYKQAHARGVKLIGATAHFVTSDLDEGPIIEQNVVRVDHSRSPAELVAIGQDEESRTLTQAVKWFAEDRVLLDGARTIIFR; encoded by the coding sequence GTGACGAACTCGACCGACCCCACCGCCGCGCCCGCCGCTCCGCACGAGCGCTCCGTCCACTGGGTCCTCTCCATCATCTGCGAGGACCGCCCGGGCATCGTGCACGCCATCAGCGGCGCGATCGTCGAGGCCGACGGGAACATCACCGAGAGCCAGCAGTTCTCGAGCGACGACACCGGGCGGTTCTTCATGCGCTTGCAGGTCGAAGCGGCGGTCACCAGGGACCGGTTCGAGGCGGCCATCGCCCCGGTCGTCGAGCATTACGCGCTGGACTGGCGACTCGATGTGGTCGGGCGCCCGCTGCGGACGCTCGTCCTGGCGTCGACGGCCGCGCACTGCGTCAACGACCTCCTGTTCCGCCAGCGCGCCGGCCAGCTCCCCGTCGAGATCCCGCTCGTCCTCAGCAACCACGGCTCGCTCCGCGACCTCGCCTCGTTCTACGGCGTGCCGTTCGAGTCGCTGCCCGTCACGGACGCCGCTTCCAAGGCGGCGTTCGAGGCCCGGGTCATCGCCGCGGTCGAGGAGTACGACATCGAGCTCGTCGTCCTCGCCCGGTACATGCAGATCCTCTCCCCCGAGCTGTGCGAACGCCTCGCCGGGCGGGCCATCAACATCCACCACTCGTTCCTCCCCGGGTTCAAGGGCGCGAACCCGTACAAGCAGGCGCACGCGCGTGGGGTGAAGCTCATCGGGGCGACCGCCCACTTCGTGACGAGCGACCTCGACGAGGGGCCGATCATCGAGCAGAACGTCGTCCGCGTGGACCACTCGCGTTCGCCGGCGGAACTCGTCGCGATCGGGCAGGACGAGGAGAGCCGCACCCTGACGCAGGCGGTGAAGTGGTTCGCCGAGGACCGCGTCCTGCTCGACGGCGCTCGGACCATCATCTTCCGCTGA
- a CDS encoding YrdB family protein: MSERTPADVKIGPTEILRFFLDLFAFFSLGFWGVAVWPFPLNVVVGIAAPVVAIILWALFLSPRAVIRIDLYGQAVVELLIFAAAALAWLHLGQPIIAAVFAVIAVASGVIRGRRQLA; encoded by the coding sequence GTGTCTGAACGAACTCCCGCCGACGTGAAGATCGGCCCCACCGAGATCCTGCGCTTCTTCCTCGACCTCTTCGCCTTCTTCTCGCTCGGGTTCTGGGGCGTCGCGGTCTGGCCGTTCCCCCTCAACGTCGTCGTCGGCATCGCCGCACCGGTGGTCGCGATCATCCTGTGGGCGCTGTTCCTGTCGCCCCGCGCGGTCATCCGGATCGACCTCTACGGCCAAGCCGTCGTCGAACTGCTCATCTTCGCCGCGGCGGCCCTCGCCTGGCTGCACCTCGGGCAGCCGATCATCGCGGCGGTCTTCGCCGTGATCGCGGTCGCGAGCGGCGTCATCCGCGGACGGAGGCAGCTCGCATGA
- a CDS encoding MerR family transcriptional regulator produces MRIAELAERTGVPASRLHSYEQEGLLAPVRAPHALDEYGPSAVDHVITVDNLVDAGLTTRLVRVVLDLDDTRAARPVADCSRATAESLRTQIASIDDRIDCLQRSRETVRSYLRQSSHADLVDERSVPAA; encoded by the coding sequence ATGCGCATCGCAGAACTCGCTGAACGGACGGGCGTCCCGGCGTCCCGGCTCCACTCCTACGAGCAGGAGGGCCTGCTGGCCCCGGTGCGGGCCCCGCACGCGCTCGACGAGTACGGGCCGTCCGCGGTCGACCACGTGATCACGGTCGACAACCTGGTCGACGCGGGTCTCACGACCCGACTCGTCCGCGTGGTCCTCGACCTCGACGACACCCGTGCCGCGCGGCCCGTGGCGGACTGCTCACGGGCGACCGCCGAATCCCTCAGGACGCAGATCGCCTCGATCGACGACCGCATCGACTGCCTGCAGCGCAGCCGCGAGACCGTCCGGTCCTACCTGCGGCAGTCCTCGCACGCCGACCTCGTCGACGAACGGTCCGTCCCGGCGGCCTGA
- the glyA gene encoding serine hydroxymethyltransferase has product MSDTFNAPLSEVDPEIAAVLEQELGRQRNTLEMIASENFVPVSVLQSQGSVLTNKYAEGYPGRRYYGGCEFVDIAESLAIERAKSLFGAAYANVQPHSGATANAAVLSAIATPGDTILGLELAHGGHLTHGMKLNFSGKLYNAVSYGVDPETFLVDMDVVRDKALEHKPQVIIAGWSAYPRQLDFAAFRAIADEVGAKLWVDMAHFAGLVAAGVHPSPVPFADVVSSTVHKTIGGPRSGFIVSRDMELAKKLNSNVFPGQQGGPLMHVIAAKATAFKLAATAEFKDRQERTLRGAKLLAEALTTDASKAAGIDVLTGGTDVHMVLADLRTSELDGQQAEDLLHEVGITVNRNSVPFDPRPPMVTSGLRIGTPALATRGFGDAEFAEVADIIALALRNGAESGALRERVTALAERFPLYAGLQQ; this is encoded by the coding sequence TTGTCCGACACCTTCAACGCGCCACTCTCCGAGGTCGATCCCGAGATCGCCGCGGTCCTCGAGCAGGAGCTCGGTCGCCAGCGCAACACCCTCGAGATGATCGCGAGCGAGAACTTCGTGCCCGTCTCCGTCCTGCAGTCGCAGGGCAGCGTGCTGACGAACAAGTACGCGGAGGGATACCCCGGCCGCCGGTACTACGGCGGATGCGAGTTCGTCGACATCGCCGAGTCGCTCGCGATCGAGCGCGCCAAGAGCCTCTTCGGTGCCGCGTACGCGAACGTCCAGCCCCACTCGGGAGCGACCGCGAACGCCGCGGTGCTCTCGGCCATCGCCACCCCGGGCGACACCATCCTCGGGCTCGAGCTGGCCCACGGTGGCCACCTCACCCACGGCATGAAGCTCAACTTCTCGGGCAAGCTCTACAACGCCGTCTCGTACGGCGTCGACCCCGAGACCTTCCTCGTCGACATGGACGTCGTGCGCGACAAGGCGCTCGAGCACAAGCCGCAGGTCATCATCGCCGGGTGGTCCGCCTACCCGCGTCAGCTCGACTTCGCCGCCTTCCGTGCGATCGCCGACGAGGTCGGCGCGAAGCTCTGGGTGGACATGGCGCACTTCGCCGGACTCGTCGCCGCAGGCGTGCACCCCTCGCCCGTGCCGTTCGCCGACGTCGTCTCCTCGACCGTGCACAAGACGATCGGCGGACCGCGCTCCGGCTTCATCGTCAGCCGCGACATGGAACTCGCCAAGAAGCTCAACTCCAACGTGTTCCCCGGCCAGCAGGGTGGGCCGCTCATGCACGTCATCGCCGCGAAGGCCACGGCGTTCAAGCTCGCCGCGACGGCCGAGTTCAAGGACCGTCAGGAGCGCACACTCCGTGGCGCCAAGCTCCTCGCCGAGGCGCTCACCACTGACGCGTCGAAGGCCGCCGGCATCGACGTCCTCACCGGTGGCACCGACGTGCACATGGTGCTCGCCGACCTCCGGACCTCGGAACTCGACGGGCAGCAGGCCGAAGACCTCCTCCACGAGGTCGGCATCACGGTCAACCGCAACTCGGTGCCGTTCGACCCGCGACCGCCGATGGTCACCTCGGGGCTCCGGATCGGTACGCCGGCGCTCGCGACGCGTGGCTTCGGCGACGCCGAGTTCGCCGAGGTCGCCGACATCATCGCCCTCGCGCTCCGCAACGGTGCCGAGTCCGGTGCGCTCCGCGAGCGCGTCACGGCGCTCGCCGAGCGTTTCCCGCTCTACGCCGGCCTGCAGCAGTAG
- a CDS encoding sigma-70 family RNA polymerase sigma factor, with translation MSVDVTPAVPLAERSDAELIDGTRAGSQDAYGELWRRHANAGRTVARSITSSLDPDDLVSESFARIYQAVGRGKGPTGAFRPYLFTTIRNTAAAWGRSRRETSLDTLDSFEDPDTNEASSMEALDRSLSARAFRSLPTRWQEVLWYTEIEGMTPAEVAPLLGMKPNSVSALAYRAREGLREAWIQAHLQAVDDDSEHAFTISRLGSYARGNLSARDTAKVEAHLDACQRCTIVAAEAKDVGSRMALVLLPLVAGAAGATGYLAWLQTDGPASTAVVAMPATVTGGAALTAHLGGHAASGAAVGGSGGAGVAAVGTVGAATAAGSAGLSGGLVAAIGVGVVAAVTAAALVLSPLVFPSADPGTSVAAGETVDPPAAAPNAPSSTGPTTPATPLPMPQPTPDQDETTDPTPTPVPVIPATPPATTPPTAPPTDPVDPTDPVDPTDPVDPVGPTEPVPPTMLADSGGGFLWPAFTGTGAPGATIDILEGDTVLASTTVAASETQRASESGWSTGPVDLGRTGTFVLTVRQTLGDVVTVGAEPVTVTVAGPDVTGLLDLRVLRVLELGASLVVVGAPNGSIGYTVDGGDEQRVTLDAAGRAVLSGDAVAIGLHELSVWGADPADPSRRGPSVSVDYLSIAGLLTTDVALALDAAPLDAARLSAVAASAADPASPATPVPAATDPALPAAPDAAPTAETTADPAATDTTAAPGGSTTQEPTEATPGPEAAPAESGIAVEPPSDDPPTATDTPTAP, from the coding sequence ATGAGCGTGGACGTGACCCCGGCGGTGCCGCTCGCCGAGCGCTCGGACGCGGAGCTGATCGACGGCACGCGCGCGGGCTCGCAGGACGCGTACGGCGAGCTGTGGCGCAGGCACGCGAACGCCGGGCGGACGGTCGCGCGGTCGATCACCTCGAGCCTCGACCCGGACGACCTCGTCTCGGAGTCGTTCGCCCGCATCTATCAGGCGGTCGGTCGCGGGAAGGGCCCGACGGGTGCGTTCCGCCCCTACCTGTTCACCACCATCCGGAACACCGCGGCAGCGTGGGGTCGCTCGCGCCGGGAGACCTCACTCGACACCCTCGACTCGTTCGAGGACCCCGACACGAACGAGGCCTCGTCGATGGAGGCCCTCGACCGCAGTCTGAGTGCTCGGGCGTTCCGGAGCCTGCCCACGCGCTGGCAGGAGGTCCTCTGGTACACGGAGATCGAGGGCATGACGCCCGCCGAAGTGGCGCCCTTGCTCGGCATGAAGCCCAACTCGGTGTCCGCGCTCGCCTACCGGGCTCGTGAGGGGTTGCGGGAGGCCTGGATCCAAGCGCACCTGCAGGCCGTCGACGACGACTCCGAGCACGCCTTCACCATCAGCCGACTCGGCTCCTACGCGCGCGGCAACCTGAGCGCCCGCGACACGGCGAAGGTCGAAGCACACCTCGACGCGTGTCAGCGGTGCACGATCGTCGCCGCTGAGGCGAAGGACGTCGGGTCCCGCATGGCGCTCGTCCTCCTCCCTCTCGTCGCCGGGGCCGCCGGAGCGACCGGCTATCTGGCCTGGTTGCAGACGGACGGACCGGCGTCGACGGCGGTCGTCGCGATGCCGGCGACGGTCACGGGCGGGGCTGCCCTGACCGCGCACCTCGGTGGCCATGCCGCGTCCGGTGCCGCAGTCGGCGGATCCGGTGGGGCCGGGGTCGCCGCCGTGGGTACCGTCGGGGCGGCCACGGCCGCCGGCTCGGCAGGCCTCTCGGGCGGACTCGTCGCGGCGATCGGAGTGGGGGTCGTCGCGGCCGTCACTGCCGCAGCCCTCGTCCTCAGCCCGCTCGTGTTCCCATCCGCCGACCCGGGCACCTCGGTGGCCGCCGGCGAGACCGTGGATCCGCCTGCTGCGGCACCGAACGCACCGTCGTCCACCGGCCCGACCACGCCGGCCACCCCGCTCCCCATGCCGCAGCCGACACCGGACCAGGATGAGACGACCGATCCGACGCCGACGCCCGTGCCGGTGATCCCGGCGACGCCACCGGCGACCACGCCGCCGACTGCTCCCCCGACCGACCCCGTCGATCCGACCGACCCCGTCGACCCGACCGATCCCGTCGATCCGGTGGGCCCCACCGAGCCCGTGCCGCCGACGATGCTCGCGGATTCCGGCGGAGGGTTCCTCTGGCCAGCGTTCACCGGCACCGGAGCACCCGGCGCCACCATCGACATCCTGGAGGGTGACACGGTCCTCGCCTCGACGACCGTCGCGGCCTCGGAGACGCAACGGGCGTCCGAGAGCGGCTGGTCGACCGGGCCGGTCGACCTCGGGCGCACCGGGACGTTCGTGCTGACCGTCCGACAGACCCTCGGCGACGTCGTGACCGTCGGGGCGGAGCCGGTCACGGTGACCGTGGCCGGTCCCGACGTCACGGGCCTCCTCGACCTCCGCGTGCTGCGTGTCCTCGAACTGGGGGCGTCGCTCGTCGTCGTCGGCGCTCCGAACGGCTCCATCGGCTACACCGTCGATGGTGGCGACGAGCAACGCGTCACGCTCGACGCCGCGGGTCGGGCGGTGCTCTCCGGAGACGCGGTCGCGATCGGGCTCCACGAGCTGAGCGTCTGGGGAGCCGACCCCGCCGATCCGTCCCGGCGAGGTCCGTCGGTCTCGGTCGACTACCTCTCGATCGCAGGACTCCTGACGACGGACGTCGCCCTCGCCCTGGACGCCGCTCCGCTGGACGCCGCCCGACTGTCGGCCGTGGCAGCATCCGCCGCCGATCCCGCATCGCCGGCGACCCCGGTTCCGGCAGCGACCGATCCGGCACTCCCCGCTGCGCCCGACGCAGCGCCCACCGCAGAGACCACGGCGGATCCGGCAGCGACGGACACCACCGCGGCGCCTGGGGGAAGCACGACTCAGGAGCCGACGGAGGCGACGCCGGGTCCGGAGGCCGCCCCGGCCGAGTCGGGCATCGCCGTCGAGCCGCCGTCGGACGACCCTCCCACAGCGACGGACACGCCCACCGCGCCCTGA
- a CDS encoding FAD-binding oxidoreductase, with product MTAPNVLDALRDALGDAVSTTDVDLAAARTDKSGHVSDAAPIAVVSARSIEDVQTVMRIATATGTPVVTRGAGTGLAGGALGGAGEIVLSTLGMTRIHEINEPDLLAVVDPGVINGAFNDLLLTRGLWFAPDPASRAISTVGGNIATGAGGLLCAKYGVTRDAVLALKVVLADGRLISVGHRSVKGVTGLDLTSLMVGSEGVLGVIVEATVRIRRITPGTVATIAAYFPDVVTAAGATAAVTAAGIQPSIMELLDPVALVAVHRYLQLPTPSSGEAHVVIQTDGPSAELEAAAVLEVLRAAGGRAEMSTDHATGEHLLAVRRALHPSLEWFGTPLIEDVSVPRSQLAAMFAEIGDIERRYGITIPTVAHAGDGNLHPNFVFEGTEVPDHIWQAAEELFTAALRLGGTLTGEHGIGLLKKRWLGDELGADQLGLQHGIKRLFDPQNLLNPGKVF from the coding sequence ATGACCGCACCGAACGTCCTCGACGCCCTCCGCGACGCCCTCGGCGACGCGGTGTCGACGACGGATGTCGACCTGGCGGCGGCACGGACCGACAAGTCCGGGCACGTGTCGGACGCAGCGCCCATCGCCGTGGTCTCCGCGCGTTCCATCGAGGACGTCCAGACCGTCATGCGGATCGCGACGGCGACCGGGACGCCGGTCGTGACGCGGGGCGCCGGCACAGGACTCGCGGGCGGCGCCCTCGGCGGGGCGGGCGAGATCGTGCTGTCGACCCTCGGGATGACGCGGATCCACGAGATCAACGAACCCGATCTGCTCGCGGTCGTGGATCCCGGCGTGATCAACGGCGCCTTCAACGATCTCCTGCTCACCCGTGGGCTCTGGTTCGCCCCGGATCCCGCGAGCCGGGCGATCTCGACTGTGGGCGGCAACATCGCCACCGGCGCCGGCGGCCTCCTGTGTGCGAAGTACGGGGTGACCCGGGACGCCGTCCTGGCGCTCAAGGTCGTCTTGGCCGACGGCCGACTCATCAGCGTCGGTCACCGAAGTGTCAAGGGCGTGACCGGGCTCGACCTCACGAGCCTCATGGTCGGATCCGAGGGTGTCCTCGGCGTCATCGTCGAGGCGACCGTCCGCATCAGGCGGATCACCCCCGGTACCGTCGCGACGATCGCCGCGTACTTCCCGGACGTCGTCACCGCTGCCGGTGCCACGGCGGCCGTCACCGCGGCGGGCATCCAGCCGTCCATCATGGAACTGCTCGACCCCGTCGCACTCGTCGCCGTCCACCGGTACCTGCAGCTCCCGACACCGAGCAGCGGCGAAGCGCACGTGGTCATCCAGACCGACGGACCGAGCGCCGAGCTCGAAGCAGCGGCCGTCCTCGAGGTGTTGCGTGCCGCCGGTGGCCGCGCCGAGATGTCGACCGACCACGCGACCGGTGAGCACCTGCTCGCGGTCCGCCGCGCCCTGCACCCCTCGCTCGAATGGTTCGGCACCCCGCTCATCGAAGACGTCTCCGTGCCCCGTAGCCAGCTGGCGGCGATGTTCGCCGAGATCGGCGACATCGAGCGGCGCTACGGGATCACCATCCCGACGGTCGCGCACGCCGGCGACGGCAACCTCCACCCGAACTTCGTCTTCGAGGGCACCGAGGTACCGGACCACATCTGGCAGGCGGCCGAGGAGCTGTTCACCGCCGCGCTCCGTCTCGGCGGGACGCTGACGGGTGAGCACGGGATCGGACTGCTCAAGAAACGCTGGCTGGGCGACGAACTCGGTGCCGACCAGCTCGGACTCCAGCACGGGATCAAGCGGCTCTTCGATCCGCAGAACCTGTTGAACCCCGGCAAGGTGTTCTGA
- a CDS encoding family 20 glycosylhydrolase, whose amino-acid sequence MSLLPRPRSQRSDPSAEPFVLESGTRVITSPEAATPARLLAEALRTSTGYAIPVDTVAADERGADHLATGGCPAITLSIDERLTPTPEAYRLTVTAEGVDLVGSDAAGVLYATQTLRQLLPPATWAPQASAQVWEAAAVVVDDAPRFAYRGVMLDVARHFFTVAQVQRFIDQLASLKLNHLHLHLSDDQGWRLEIAGWPELTGIGAATAVGGGEGGFYTAADYRAIVDYAADRAITIVPEIDVPGHTNAALAAYPELNADGVAREPYTGTEVGFSSLAIRSETTYAFLEDVFGQLAALTPGPYLHLGGDEALATPEADFRWFARRVSELVAATGKTAVAWHEFGASGELAPGTVGQYWNYVAPEPGHSEQLRSFVRQGGRVIMSPADAAYLDMQYPDDDSAGLTWADGPTSVERSAAWEPTDVVAGVGEEDILGVEAPLWTETVGDVETLEFLVFPRIASVAEIGWSERRAADWPDFRDRLAEIARGWSASGIAFHRSPEVDWLS is encoded by the coding sequence ATGAGTCTGCTCCCCCGCCCCCGCTCGCAGCGCTCGGATCCGTCCGCCGAACCGTTCGTGCTCGAGTCGGGGACCAGGGTGATCACCAGCCCCGAAGCCGCCACGCCGGCCCGGCTGCTGGCCGAGGCGCTGCGGACGTCGACGGGGTACGCGATCCCGGTCGACACGGTCGCGGCGGACGAGCGCGGTGCGGATCACCTCGCGACCGGCGGGTGTCCTGCGATCACCCTCAGCATCGACGAACGGCTCACTCCGACACCTGAGGCCTATCGACTGACGGTGACGGCGGAGGGCGTCGACCTGGTCGGTTCCGACGCGGCGGGCGTCCTCTATGCCACACAGACCCTCCGCCAGTTACTCCCGCCCGCCACCTGGGCGCCGCAGGCCAGCGCGCAGGTGTGGGAGGCGGCCGCCGTCGTCGTCGACGATGCGCCGCGCTTCGCCTACCGCGGCGTCATGCTCGACGTCGCACGGCACTTCTTCACGGTCGCGCAGGTGCAGCGGTTCATCGACCAGCTGGCGAGTCTCAAGCTCAACCACCTGCACCTGCACCTCAGCGACGACCAGGGCTGGCGGCTCGAGATCGCCGGCTGGCCGGAGCTGACCGGCATCGGGGCGGCGACGGCCGTGGGCGGTGGCGAGGGCGGCTTCTACACCGCCGCGGACTACCGCGCCATCGTCGACTACGCCGCCGACCGCGCGATCACGATCGTCCCGGAGATCGACGTGCCCGGCCACACCAACGCGGCCCTCGCGGCCTACCCCGAGCTCAATGCGGACGGGGTCGCGCGCGAGCCCTACACCGGCACCGAGGTCGGCTTCTCGAGTCTCGCCATCCGTTCCGAGACCACGTACGCGTTCCTCGAGGACGTCTTCGGCCAGCTCGCGGCGCTCACACCGGGACCGTACCTCCACCTCGGCGGCGACGAGGCACTCGCGACCCCGGAGGCCGACTTCCGCTGGTTCGCCCGACGGGTGTCCGAGCTGGTCGCCGCCACCGGCAAGACCGCCGTCGCCTGGCATGAGTTCGGCGCATCCGGCGAGCTCGCGCCGGGCACCGTCGGCCAGTACTGGAACTACGTCGCACCCGAACCGGGTCACTCCGAGCAGCTGCGGTCGTTCGTGCGACAGGGCGGGCGGGTGATCATGTCGCCGGCCGACGCCGCCTACCTCGACATGCAGTACCCCGACGACGACTCGGCCGGACTCACCTGGGCGGACGGGCCGACGAGTGTGGAACGCTCGGCGGCCTGGGAACCGACCGACGTCGTCGCGGGTGTCGGCGAAGAGGACATCCTCGGTGTGGAGGCGCCGCTCTGGACCGAGACCGTGGGCGACGTCGAGACACTGGAGTTCCTGGTGTTCCCGCGCATCGCCTCGGTCGCCGAGATCGGTTGGTCCGAGCGTCGCGCCGCCGACTGGCCCGACTTCCGGGATCGTCTGGCGGAGATCGCCCGCGGCTGGTCGGCATCGGGGATCGCGTTCCACCGCTCGCCCGAGGTCGACTGGCTCAGCTGA